A single Dreissena polymorpha isolate Duluth1 chromosome 14, UMN_Dpol_1.0, whole genome shotgun sequence DNA region contains:
- the LOC127857660 gene encoding transcription intermediary factor 1-alpha-like, with product MAHALKCGPCSFEDVTVDPKHFCVDCLEYLCTACAREHRRHKTLREHKLLGETELPQDATLFEEMKKLSHCSIHDDIELDQYCKNHNVLICLHCLKNDHRLCEDRIDLTKLLENEYASENVRERIFELQRKCQVQLNETMELSEVANTNSKEVEQHINTLVDTLTKNVQNLEKKLNEERERLISPVTESVRLSMQTLLSIEKKAIHYANLFDVASTFGTMKHNVVFHFLVSMLMKELEADDLLKKNSTSKIKCVQAISSEEIVNMMGQFSLASACSDEQGSELCSEEASEEDSVRFPPPKTRTVATQEEELVDSQT from the coding sequence ATGGCGCACGCGCTGAAATGTGGTCCTTGCTCGTTCGAGGATGTTACAGTTGATCCAAAACATTTCTGTGTGGACTGTCTTGAATATCTGTGCACGGCGTGTGCACGAGAACATCGAAGACACAAAACATTACGTGAGCATAAATTACTCGGAGAGACGGAACTGCCACAAGACGCAACattatttgaagaaatgaaaaaattgtCGCATTGCTCCATACACGATGACATTGAACTTGACCAGTATTGTAAAAATCATAATGTTTTGATATGCCTGCATTGTCTGAAAAACGACCACAGATTGTGTGAAGATCGGATAGACCTTACAAAATTGTTGGAAAATGAATATGCGTCTGAAAATGTACGTGAACGAATCTTTGAGCTCCAGAGAAAGTGTCAAGTACAACTGAACGAAACGATGGAATTATCAGAGGTTGCAAATACCAATAGCAAAGAAGTAGAGCAGCATATCAATACTTTAGTTGATACCTTGACGAAGAACGTTCAAAATCTAGAGAAGAAGTTAAATGAAGAGCGCGAACGATTAATATCGCCTGTGACGGAGTCTGTTAGACTTTCTATGCAAACACTGTTAAGTATCGAAAAGAAAGCTATACATTATGCGAACCTATTCGATGTAGCGTCAACGTTTGGTACGATGAAACATAATGTAGTCTTCCATTTCTTGGTGTCAATGTTGATGAAAGAATTAGAAGCAGATGATTTACTGAAGAAGAATTCAACTTCAAAGATAAAATGTGTACAAGCAATCAGCAGTGAAGAGATTGTAAACATGATGGGTCAATTCAGTCTAGCGTCAGCATGTTCGGACGAACAAGGCTCGGAATTATGCAGTGAAGAAGCATCAGAAGAAGATTCAGTGAGGTTCCCTCCTCCTAAAACACGAACTGTAGCAACACAAGAGGAAGAACTGGTAGATTCACAAACATAA